Below is a window of Mycolicibacterium chitae DNA.
GCCGCGGAACTGGGCAGCCCCTGCACGGATTCGAGCCAGTGCACCACCGACAGCCGGTCGGGGTACTTGGCCGCCAGCTCGCGCAGCGCGGCGGCGAAGATCACCGAGTTCTCGTCGCGGTTGGCGTAGAGCAGCGTGACCTGGCCGGAGCCCTGCGAGAGGACCGACTTGGCGATCGCCATCATCGGCGTGATGCCGCTGCCGGCGGCCAGCAGCAGGAAATCGCCGTCGAGCGACTTCGGCACGAAGGTTCCCGACGGGGCCAGCACGTGGATTCGCATGCCGGCGTGGGCGTTGTCGCACAGCCAGTTGGAGGCGTACCCGTCGGCGGTGCGCTTGACCGTGACCGTGAGCGCCTCATCGGTGTGCGGCGAACTGCACAGCGAATAGCAGCGGGCCACCGATCCGGTGCGGTCGCTGGGTACCCGCAGGGTGAGGAACTGCCCCGGCGAGTAGCTCAGCCGGTCGGCGGGGATCTCGGGTGCGTCCGGTCCCTCGGGGACGCGAAAGACCAGGGAGCGGGCGTCCTCGGTTTCGGCGATGACGTCTGCCACCTGCAGTTCGAGCACGTGGCTGCCGAGCGGCTCGTCGATCACCGGCACACCCCTTCCGTCGGGACTAACTAGAACAGGTTACAGAAATGCAGCTGTGCAGGTCCAGCCCCTGCAGGCATGGGCTACTCGACACGAATCGTAACGTGTTCTAGTCTTGACTCGTCTCGGCTAGTCGTCGAGCAATGTTCTCCGATTCAGCCCTCCTGGGAGGCAATCCAGTGACGACCATTCAACAGCGTGACGCGCAGTCGGTCCTGGCCGGCATCGATGAGCTGCTGCCCGCCCTGCGTGCGCGCGCCCAGGAAACCGAGGATCTGCGCAAGCTGCCCGACGAGAACGTCAAGGCGCTCGAGGGCGTCGGCTTCTTCCGGCTGCTGCAGCCCGAGCAGTGGGGCGGCCTGCAGTGCGACCCCACGCTCTTCTACGAGGCGGTGCGCCGGCTGGCCAGCGCCTGCGGGTCCACCGGTTGGTGTGCCGGGATCATCGGCGTGCACAACTGGCACCTGGCGTTGTTCGACCAGCAGGCCCAGGAGGACGTCTGGGGCCAGGACACCAACGTACGGATCTCCTCGTCGTACGCCCCGATGGGTGCCGGCGTGGTCACCGAGACCGGCGACGGCTACCTGGTCAACGGCGCCTGGAACTGGTCCTCGGGCTGCGATCACGCGACGTGGGCCTTCCTCGGCGGGCCGGTCATCAAGGACGGCCGCCCGGTGGACTTCGGCAGCTTCCTGATCCCGCGCACCGACTACGAGATCGACGACGTGTGGCATGTGGTGGGCCTGCGGGGCACCGGCAGCAACACCGTCATCGTCAAGGATGTCTTCGTGCCGCGGCACCGGTTCCTGTCCTACAAGGCGATGAACGACGGCACCGCCGGGGGTTATCGGACCAATACCGCTCCGGTGTACAAGATGCCCTGGGGCAC
It encodes the following:
- a CDS encoding ferredoxin--NADP reductase; this encodes MIDEPLGSHVLELQVADVIAETEDARSLVFRVPEGPDAPEIPADRLSYSPGQFLTLRVPSDRTGSVARCYSLCSSPHTDEALTVTVKRTADGYASNWLCDNAHAGMRIHVLAPSGTFVPKSLDGDFLLLAAGSGITPMMAIAKSVLSQGSGQVTLLYANRDENSVIFAAALRELAAKYPDRLSVVHWLESVQGLPSSAALARLAAPYTARQVFICGPGPFMAAAQDALNTLEVPADQVHLEVFKSLDSDPFAKVVVDTSADADQPPATAIVTLDGVTHELSWPRSAKLLDVLLDKDLDAPFSCREGHCGACAVLMKDGAVDMEINDVLEQSDLDEGLILGCQARPKSDSVEVTYDE
- the hsaA gene encoding 3-hydroxy-9,10-secoandrosta-1,3,5(10)-triene-9,17-dione monooxygenase oxygenase subunit produces the protein MTTIQQRDAQSVLAGIDELLPALRARAQETEDLRKLPDENVKALEGVGFFRLLQPEQWGGLQCDPTLFYEAVRRLASACGSTGWCAGIIGVHNWHLALFDQQAQEDVWGQDTNVRISSSYAPMGAGVVTETGDGYLVNGAWNWSSGCDHATWAFLGGPVIKDGRPVDFGSFLIPRTDYEIDDVWHVVGLRGTGSNTVIVKDVFVPRHRFLSYKAMNDGTAGGYRTNTAPVYKMPWGTVHPTTISTPIVGMAYGAYDAHVEHQGKRVRAAFAGEKAKDDPFAKIRIAEAASDIDAAWRQLIGNVGDEYALLVEGKEIPFELRARARRDQVRATGRSIASIDRLFEASGATALSNDAPVQRFWRDAHAGRVHAANDPERAYLIFGNNEFGLPPADTMV